The following are encoded together in the Lactuca sativa cultivar Salinas chromosome 1, Lsat_Salinas_v11, whole genome shotgun sequence genome:
- the LOC111919890 gene encoding ATPase family AAA domain-containing protein At1g05910 isoform X1, translating to MSGKSFTKFHEDLGPSILHELENFPVHALGLSSLLSDLSAKTPKEALVLVFCESRRTIPSILYLPEFHLLWENAHDQLRVVLLTLLAELPSDSPILILGTSFVQLNDAKEYKPVVLPSISEDGTFYMWETNTWTSELWSSTSGFVTTRLRAMVARDELRRIRNKAATIVQVLWMNYVCKVLRMSHPKTGTTETFWGG from the exons ATGTCTGGAAAGTCATTTACAAAATTCCATGAG gATCTGGGACCTTCTATTCTACATGAACTGGAAAATTTTCCTGTTCATGCCCTTGGACTTTCTTCTCTTTTATCTGATCTGAGTGCTAAGACACCAAAGGAAGCTTTGGTTCTTGTTTTTTGTGAATCAAGGAGAACTATACCTTCCATACTCTATTTACCTGAATTTCATCTTTTGTGGGAAAAT GCACATGATCAACTAAGAGTTGTGCTACTGACTTTATTGGCAGAATTGCCATCAGACTCCCCCATATTAATTCTTGGAACATCATTTGTTCAGCTTAATGATGCCAAAGAGTACAAACCTGTGGTTTTACCTTCAATTTCTGAG GATGGAACATTCTATATGTGGGAGACCAACACCTGGACATCAGAATTGTGGTCTTCAACAAGTGGCTTTGTTACG ACTAGGCTTAGAGCAATGGTTGCAAGAGATGAGTTAAGAAGAATAAGAAACAAGGCTGCAACTATAGTTCAggtactatggatgaattatgtttgtaaagtattaagaatgtcacaccccaaaaccggaacgacggaaacgttctggggtggatga
- the LOC111919890 gene encoding ATPase family AAA domain-containing protein At1g05910 isoform X2: protein MSGKSFTKFHEDLGPSILHELENFPVHALGLSSLLSDLSAKTPKEALVLVFCESRRTIPSILYLPEFHLLWENAHDQLRVVLLTLLAELPSDSPILILGTSFVQLNDAKEYKPVVLPSISEDGTFYMWETNTWTSELWSSTSGFVTLDQIYFSM from the exons ATGTCTGGAAAGTCATTTACAAAATTCCATGAG gATCTGGGACCTTCTATTCTACATGAACTGGAAAATTTTCCTGTTCATGCCCTTGGACTTTCTTCTCTTTTATCTGATCTGAGTGCTAAGACACCAAAGGAAGCTTTGGTTCTTGTTTTTTGTGAATCAAGGAGAACTATACCTTCCATACTCTATTTACCTGAATTTCATCTTTTGTGGGAAAAT GCACATGATCAACTAAGAGTTGTGCTACTGACTTTATTGGCAGAATTGCCATCAGACTCCCCCATATTAATTCTTGGAACATCATTTGTTCAGCTTAATGATGCCAAAGAGTACAAACCTGTGGTTTTACCTTCAATTTCTGAG GATGGAACATTCTATATGTGGGAGACCAACACCTGGACATCAGAATTGTGGTCTTCAACAAGTGGCTTTGTTACG CTTGATCAAATTTACTTTTCAATGTAA